From Channa argus isolate prfri chromosome 18, Channa argus male v1.0, whole genome shotgun sequence, the proteins below share one genomic window:
- the LOC137103981 gene encoding zinc finger protein 703-like: MKYLPPGSAADRVRKRIELSETKDGKHPRPGAVVSQLTPLDPLRQAKRLPIRVIKMLTAHTGHLLHPEYLQPLTSAPVSIELDAKKSPLALLAQTCSQIGKPDPPSSSKLSSSCSQGDKEPGSRSSVSNLKLGEHRSSLEDKSSFKPYNKGGGDGRRDAGTSSSSNSSNSDKVGFRVPSNNVTSNGNSANGQQSYPPHAASPSSSRASSSTPPGHTQQQQQQQQQQQQQQAHKHSQSPLGQPTSHCQTANGEAAREQGSPTSTNNNHHPRKDTEVNKSNSDSPDRANSSHVRASTNCSNGSSDGGSNHEGGKAESAHPNLGPGNITPISPYKSSQPLFPLPSSNMGYHGSVVGAYAGYSSQFLHGLDPTKSGLSVGSLGVPGKHPSSSPLTGASPPSFMQGLCRDPYCLSYPSVSHLGGSNCNSCIHDPSSTLKPSFPLVYPSHPLHSLHQSSLSSSASSSLSHPLYTYGFMLPNDPLPHACNWVSAGGPCDKRFATSDELLAHLRTHTALPVGMDSKLLSVSSSGPASCHLHLPHQSSPGSIPSSLSLRAPPSLGLARYHPYSKVHLPPGPSSISLHSLPTTGPYYPHYALYGQRLGSASALGYQ; this comes from the exons ATGAAATATCTCCCTCCTGGATCAGCTGCAGATCGTGTAAGAAAGCGGATCGAGCTCAGTGAGACCAAAGACGGGAAACACCCTCGCCCCGGTGCCGTGGTCTCTCAGTTGACTCCTCTGGACCCACTTCGACAGGCAAAGCGGCTTCCAATCCGAGTTATCAAGATGTTGACTGCGCACACTGGACACTTGCTACACCCGGAATATTTACAGCCTCTGACGTCCGCGCCAGTCAGCATCGAG CTGGATGCCAAGAAGAGTCCTCTGGCTCTGCTGGCACAGACCTGTTCTCAGATTGGTAAACCCGACCCTCCGTCCTCCTCCAAGCTAAGCTCCTCCTGCAGTCAGGGGGACAAGGAACCCGGCAGTCGGTCATCCGTGTCCAACCTGAAGCTCGGGGAGCACCGTTCCTCCTTGGAGGACAAGTCTAGCTTCAAGCCCTACAACAAAGGTGGTGGAGATGGTCGCAGAGATGCAGGaaccagcagcagctccaacagCAGCAATAGTGATAAAGTTGGGTTCAGGGTTCCCAGCAATAATGTTACCTCTAATGGAAATTCAGCCAATGGCCAGCAGTCCTACCCGCCCCATGCTGCTTCACCCAGCAGTTCCAGAGCCAGCAGCAGCACTCCACCAGGAcacactcagcagcagcagcagcagcagcagcagcagcagcagcagcaggctcaCAAACACAGCCAGTCCCCTCTTGGACAGCCCACGTCACACTGCCAGACCGCGAACGGAGAGGCTGCACGCGAGCAGGGCAGTCCTACCAGCACGAACAATAATCATCATCCCAGAAAAGACACTGAAGTAAATAAGTCCAACTCGGACAGTCCAGACCGTGCAAACTCTAGCCACGTCCGAGCTAGCACAAACTGCAGTAATGGCAGCTCTGATGGCGGCTCCAACCACGAGGGAGGTAAAGCAGAGTCTGCCCATCCTAACCTCGGCCCAGGAAACATTACCCCCATTTCTCCTTACAAGTCAAGCCAACCCCTCTTCCCCCTGCCCTCTTCCAACATGGGCTACCACGGATCTGTCGTGGGGGCCTATGCAGGCTACTCGTCTCAGTTTCTACATGGGTTGGACCCAACAAAGTCGGGCCTCAGTGTGGGAAGTCTGGGAGTTCCAGGAAAGCACCCGAGCTCCAGCCCTCTCACAGGTGCCTCTCCTCCTTCGTTCATGCAGGGTTTATGCAGGGACCCCTACTGTCTAAGCTACCCAAGCGTATCCCATCTTGGAGGAAGCAACTGCAACTCCTGCATACATGACCCTTCCTCCACCCTCAAACCAAGCTTTCCATTGGTGTACCcatcccacccactccactccCTCCACCAAAGCTCCCTGTCATCCAGCGcgtcctcctccctctctcaccctctctaCACGTACGGCTTCATGCTCCCCAACGACCCCCTGCCTCACGCCTGCAACTGGGTCTCGGCGGGGGGGCCGTGCGACAAACGTTTCGCCACGTCAGACGAGCTCCTGGCTCacctgcgcacacacacagccctgccTGTGGGAATGGACAGTAAGCTGCTATCTGTTTCCTCTTCCGGACCTGCCTCCTGCCACCTTCACCTGCCCCACCAGAGCAGCCCAGGCTCCATACCtagctccctctctctcaggGCTCCCCCCAGCTTGGGTTTAGCACGCTATCACCCTTACAGTAAGGTCCATCTGCCCCCTGGGCCCTCCTCCATTTCTCTGCACTCTCTGCCCACCACAGGGCCCTACTACCCTCATTACGCTCTGTACGGTCAAAGACTCGGATCAGCATCTGCTCTGGGCTACCAGTGA